One window of the Maylandia zebra isolate NMK-2024a linkage group LG19, Mzebra_GT3a, whole genome shotgun sequence genome contains the following:
- the alkbh1 gene encoding nucleic acid dioxygenase ALKBH1, whose product MAKMAASMVEGGEDSFRKIFKFYRRRNPPPDLSDVIDFSRCAPGEQIVPVNLDTAAVSDVEATRVGLQPVREWRAFGLRGHPGFIFISDPFLRGTQPFWLRQCLKIYPQKPNICNLDMHMSPLETQDIWGQSMHSLRSSPAGKREARTLLERLRWVTLGYHYNWDTKTYSPSSHTPFPRDLHLLSAHVTAACGFPGFISEAGILNYYRSDSSLGIHVDESELDHTRPLLSFSFGQSAIFLLGGPHRQDPPRAMLMHSGDVMVMSGPSRLLYHAVPRILPAPPGRLALETGGSIQTPPPQEGSVVEPVSEEEWAVCSRYIQSSRVNVTVRQVLAPGQKFPETPRSHQTTDTGQTDGYDDGENGKRKRSSSDSPYAAETH is encoded by the exons ATGGCTAAGATGGCAGCCTCCATGGTGGAGGGTGGAGAGGATTCGTTTCGGAAGATATTCAAGTTTTACAGGAGAAGGAACCCCCCGCCGGACCTTAGCGACGTCATCGACTTTTCCAGGTGTGCGCCCGGTGAACAG attgTTCCAGTTAACCTCGACACCGCCGCGGTGAGCGATGTGGAAGCCACTAGAGTCGGATTACAGCCCGTCAGAGAGTGGCGAGCCTTCGGCCTGCGAGGACACCCAG GGTTCATCTTCATCTCCGATCCGTTCCTGCGCGGCACGCAGCCGTTCTGGCTCCGACAGTGTCTGAAGATTtaccctcagaaaccaaacatcTGCAACCTGGACATGCACATGTCCCCCTTAGAGACTCAGGACATCTGGGGACAGAGTATGCACAGCCTGAG ATCTTCTCCGGCTGGAAAACGAGAAGCGCGGACTCTCCTGGAGAGGCTGCGCTGGGTCACGCTGGGCTATCATTACAACTGGGACACAAAG ACGTACTCTCCCAGCAGTCACACTCCTTTCCCACGtgacctccacctcctctccgCTCACGTGACAGCTGCCTGCGGCTTCCCTGGCTTTATCTCGGAAGCGGGAATCCTCAACTATTACCGATCAGACTCTTCTCTGGGAATCCACGTGGACGAGTCGGAGCTGGACCACACTCGACCGCTGCTGTCGTTTAG TTTTGGTCAGTCAGCCATCTTTCTCCTGGGCGGCCCCCACAGACAGGACCCCCCCAGAGCCATGCTCATGCACAGTGGGGACGTGATGGTGATGTCAGGGCCCAGCCGCCTTCTGTACCACGCAGTCCCACGAATCCTCCCCGCACCTCCGGGGCGTCTGGCATTAGAGACGGGGGGAAGCATCCAGACCCCCCCACCACAGGAAGGCTCCGTGGTGGAGCCGGTGTCCGAGGAGGAATGGGCTGTCTGCTCCAGGTACATCCAGAGCTCCAGAGTGAATGTGACTGTCAGACAGGTGCTGGCACCTGGACAGAAATTTCCAGAAACTCCCCGTTCTCACCAAACCACGGACACTGGACAGACGGACGGATACGATGATGGAGAGAacggaaagaggaagaggagcagcagTGACTCTCCTTATGCTGCAGAGACTCACTGA
- the slirp gene encoding SRA stem-loop-interacting RNA-binding protein, mitochondrial, which produces MAASKKVFEVFVSKVPWTVATKEMKEYFGQFGAVKKCLLPFDKETGFHRGFCWIGFSSEEGLNNALQKDPHVLEGAKLQVQRNRRPFAGQKSDKDAEYD; this is translated from the exons ATGGCGGCGTCCAAGAAAGTGTTCGAGGTGTTCGTGTCCAAAGTGCCGTGGACTGTGGCCACCA aggaGATGAAGGAGTACTTCGGGCAGTTTGGAGCCGTGAAGAAGTGCCTGCTGCCGTTT GATAAAGAAacgggcttccacagaggcttCTGCTGGATCGGCTTCTCCTCCGAGGAAGGACTCAACAACGCTCTGCAGAAGGACCCGCATGTGCTCGAGGGCGCCAAG CTGCAGGTTCAGAGGAACAGACGCCCGTTCGCAGGACAGAAGTCGGACAAAGACGCCGAGTACGACTGA